One part of the Rothia sp. ZJ932 genome encodes these proteins:
- a CDS encoding HIT domain-containing protein translates to MSENLAGENAAVTVDDFELPGVPDAFQRLWTPHRRAYVKTGQQDYTVHSCPFCAAPERTDEESLIVYRGEHAYVVLNLYPYNPGHLLVCPYRHIPNYDNASAEETAEIAALTQRAMKVMRGVSKADGFNIGMNQGKVGGAGVAAHLHQHVLPRWSGDTNFLPIIAGTKTMTQTLDEIRTLLAEGWADES, encoded by the coding sequence ATGTCTGAAAACCTCGCTGGTGAAAACGCTGCCGTTACTGTTGATGATTTCGAGTTGCCCGGTGTTCCTGACGCCTTTCAGCGTTTGTGGACCCCACACCGTCGTGCCTACGTGAAAACCGGTCAGCAGGATTACACGGTACATTCCTGCCCGTTTTGTGCTGCCCCAGAGCGTACCGATGAAGAATCGCTCATTGTGTACCGCGGCGAGCACGCCTACGTGGTTTTGAATCTTTACCCCTATAACCCAGGGCATTTGTTGGTGTGCCCGTATCGCCACATTCCAAACTATGACAATGCCAGCGCTGAGGAGACTGCCGAGATCGCGGCTCTCACCCAGCGCGCCATGAAGGTCATGCGCGGGGTCTCTAAAGCTGACGGTTTTAATATCGGCATGAATCAGGGCAAGGTTGGCGGCGCTGGAGTCGCAGCCCACCTGCATCAGCATGTTTTGCCTAGGTGGTCTGGTGACACCAACTTCTTGCCCATCATTGCGGGTACCAAAACCATGACCCAGACTCTGGATGAGATCCGTACCCTGCTTGCTGAGGGCTGGGCTGACGAGTCTTAG
- a CDS encoding carboxylesterase family protein — translation MFFTISAGTTTIHPHRRGSVLEVLGIPYARAQRFEYPQPVAFESLESTFDPSQPAPAAPQYVRGGGQPDIRQSVLISEDCQNLSVIMPDDLNPGEQLPVMVYFHGGSYVVGSGDGARYNPDKLINEHRVIMVRVTYRLGILGFLGGTPERPANLGLLDAREALRWIKKNISLFGGDPDNITAFGQSAGGDLVSRLLIAEGVIDEELIHRAIIQSAPIDLIIGKEKMAGAMLTAVSQKLPVDAPHEEYGALAYKMQVQNPFRFGLERSMMAFGTQLGHYPLPAAHDLDAAYEKVAARVRVLIGSNERESAYFLPRKVPRWAFVVTEPVIRNFSWRMYAVAAQRFVRRHRESGGEATRYYLRTGFPSHRMASVHCAELGLLFDNPSWKGSDLFGGLYPCEREDQARALRNIWATFAKTGKVRTDLAQQGRLEFS, via the coding sequence ATGTTCTTCACTATTTCCGCTGGAACCACCACTATTCATCCGCACCGACGCGGAAGTGTCCTTGAAGTGCTCGGTATTCCTTACGCCAGGGCACAGCGTTTTGAGTACCCGCAACCTGTTGCTTTCGAGAGTTTAGAGAGCACTTTTGATCCATCTCAGCCTGCACCGGCTGCGCCACAGTATGTGCGTGGCGGAGGGCAACCCGATATCCGTCAGTCGGTGCTCATCAGTGAAGACTGCCAAAACCTCTCTGTCATTATGCCCGATGACCTCAACCCCGGCGAGCAACTGCCGGTCATGGTGTACTTTCACGGCGGTTCCTATGTAGTCGGCAGTGGTGACGGTGCCCGTTATAACCCCGACAAACTCATCAATGAACACCGCGTCATTATGGTGCGCGTGACCTACCGCCTCGGTATTTTGGGTTTCCTCGGCGGCACCCCCGAGCGTCCCGCCAACCTGGGTCTGCTTGACGCGCGCGAAGCCCTACGCTGGATCAAAAAGAACATCTCCCTCTTTGGCGGAGATCCCGACAACATTACAGCCTTCGGTCAGTCAGCAGGTGGTGATTTGGTCTCTCGACTCCTCATCGCTGAAGGAGTTATTGACGAAGAACTGATACACCGGGCAATTATTCAAAGCGCACCCATTGACCTCATCATCGGCAAAGAGAAGATGGCAGGTGCCATGCTCACCGCTGTGAGCCAGAAACTACCGGTGGACGCGCCCCACGAGGAATACGGTGCGCTGGCTTATAAGATGCAGGTTCAAAATCCCTTCCGTTTTGGTCTGGAAAGGTCAATGATGGCGTTCGGCACTCAGCTGGGGCACTACCCGCTACCTGCCGCCCATGATCTTGACGCTGCCTACGAGAAGGTTGCGGCGCGCGTCCGTGTGCTCATCGGTTCGAACGAGCGAGAATCAGCCTACTTTCTTCCCCGGAAAGTACCCCGCTGGGCTTTCGTTGTCACTGAGCCTGTTATTAGAAACTTCTCCTGGCGCATGTACGCGGTCGCTGCCCAGCGTTTTGTGCGCCGTCACCGGGAATCAGGGGGAGAAGCCACCCGCTACTACCTGCGAACGGGTTTTCCCAGCCACCGCATGGCGTCCGTACACTGTGCTGAACTGGGGCTGCTCTTTGATAACCCGTCATGGAAAGGTTCTGATCTCTTTGGTGGCCTCTACCCGTGCGAACGCGAAGATCAAGCCCGCGCACTACGCAACATCTGGGCAACTTTCGCAAAAACAGGGAAGGTGCGCACCGATTTAGCGCAACAGGGAAGACTCGAATTCAGCTAA
- a CDS encoding 23S rRNA (pseudouridine(1915)-N(3))-methyltransferase RlmH: MTIKIIAIGKKHEKWVSEGIDRYESRLRKPWDITWTYLPHSSLAEEQARAEESKRILDKVSNGDYLILLDERGKNLSSPELSALLNSYLGFKQIIIVIGGAYGVDDSVRQRANTVWSLSKLVFPHQLVRLILTEQIYRAGEIAHNRPYHHV; encoded by the coding sequence GTGACTATCAAGATTATTGCTATTGGCAAGAAGCACGAGAAGTGGGTGAGCGAGGGGATTGACCGCTATGAGAGCCGTTTGCGCAAGCCGTGGGATATCACCTGGACCTACCTACCGCATTCTTCACTTGCCGAAGAGCAGGCGCGGGCTGAAGAGTCGAAACGTATTCTCGATAAGGTCAGCAACGGTGACTACCTCATTCTCTTAGACGAGCGGGGTAAAAATTTGAGCTCACCAGAATTATCAGCTCTGCTCAACAGTTACTTGGGTTTCAAACAGATTATCATCGTGATCGGTGGCGCTTACGGTGTTGATGACTCTGTGCGCCAGCGCGCTAACACGGTGTGGAGCCTGTCGAAGCTGGTTTTCCCGCATCAGTTGGTGCGTCTGATTCTGACGGAGCAGATTTACCGGGCAGGCGAGATCGCTCATAACCGCCCTTACCACCACGTATAG